From Nonlabens sp. Ci31, the proteins below share one genomic window:
- the panB gene encoding 3-methyl-2-oxobutanoate hydroxymethyltransferase — protein sequence MSTAKKQYKRVTVKSLTEMKGNNEKISMLTAYDYTMAKIIDSAGIDVILVGDSASNVMAGHETTLPITLDQMIYHASSVVRGTERALVVVDLPFGSYQSDPKEALRSAIRIMKESGGHSVKLEGGSEVKESIKRILHAGIPVMGHLGLTPQSIYKFGTYTVRAKEKEEADKLIEDALAMERMGCFALVLEKVPAALAKQVADQLTIPVIGIGAGAGVDGQVLVSHDMFGMTHEFNPRFLRRYLNLYEDMGNAVANYVKDVKAEDFPNDEEQY from the coding sequence ATGTCAACTGCAAAGAAGCAATATAAAAGAGTCACCGTAAAATCACTAACGGAGATGAAGGGGAATAACGAGAAAATATCGATGTTAACCGCTTATGATTATACTATGGCAAAAATCATTGATAGCGCTGGTATAGATGTGATTCTTGTAGGTGATAGTGCCAGTAATGTAATGGCAGGACATGAAACAACTTTACCTATTACGCTGGACCAAATGATTTATCATGCGAGCAGTGTGGTAAGAGGTACAGAGCGTGCTCTAGTAGTAGTTGATTTACCTTTCGGTAGTTATCAGAGTGATCCCAAAGAGGCGTTGCGCAGTGCCATACGCATCATGAAAGAAAGTGGCGGTCACAGTGTGAAATTAGAAGGTGGAAGCGAAGTTAAAGAATCTATCAAACGTATTCTTCATGCAGGTATTCCAGTAATGGGTCACTTAGGACTCACGCCACAGTCTATTTATAAATTTGGAACGTACACGGTACGAGCAAAAGAAAAGGAGGAAGCCGATAAACTTATTGAAGATGCCCTTGCTATGGAACGTATGGGTTGTTTTGCTTTGGTATTAGAAAAAGTGCCGGCAGCACTTGCAAAACAAGTAGCAGACCAGCTTACCATTCCAGTAATAGGAATAGGAGCGGGCGCTGGAGTAGATGGACAGGTTTTAGTCTCTCACGACATGTTTGGTATGACGCATGAATTTAATCCTCGTTTTTTACGTCGTTATTTAAACCTTTATGAAGATATGGGTAACGCAGTAGCAAATTATGTGAAAGATGTAAAAGCAGAGGACTTTCCTAATGACGAGGAGCAGTATTAA
- the murA gene encoding UDP-N-acetylglucosamine 1-carboxyvinyltransferase, whose protein sequence is MGTFIIEGGHQLKGDIHPQGAKNEVLQILCAVLLTDQPVEINNVPDIIDVNKLIALLNNLGVKVTKNGPESYTFQADNINLDWLQSEEYKTQGRGLRGSIMLVGPLLARFGKGYIPRPGGDKIGRRRLDTHFEGFIKLGAKFRYNKEEYFYGVEADELHGAYMLLDEASVTGTANIVMAAVLAKGQTTIYNAACEPYLQQLCKMLVRMGANISGIGSNMLIIEGVEKLGGTTHRVLPDMIEIGSWIGLAAMTKSEVTIKNVAYDELGNIPNTFKKLGITVERKGDDIYIPAHKDGYEIQNYIDGSILTISDAPWPGFTPDLLSIVLVVATQARGSVLIHQKMFESRLFFVDKLIDMGAKIILCDPHRATVIGHDFQSQLKSTTMTSPDIRAGISLLIAALSAKGTSTIHNIEQIDRGYQNIDTRLRAIGAKIERLN, encoded by the coding sequence ATGGGAACATTTATAATAGAAGGCGGTCATCAATTAAAAGGAGATATACATCCGCAAGGAGCTAAAAACGAAGTACTTCAAATACTTTGTGCAGTTTTATTAACGGACCAGCCGGTAGAAATTAATAACGTTCCAGACATAATCGATGTGAATAAACTCATCGCTTTGTTGAACAACTTAGGTGTGAAAGTGACTAAAAACGGTCCAGAATCGTACACTTTCCAGGCAGATAATATCAATCTGGACTGGTTACAGTCGGAAGAATATAAAACTCAAGGGCGCGGTCTGAGAGGTTCTATCATGTTAGTGGGGCCGTTATTAGCACGTTTTGGAAAAGGTTATATTCCACGCCCAGGCGGTGATAAAATAGGCCGTCGCAGATTAGATACCCACTTTGAAGGTTTTATCAAATTAGGAGCAAAATTCAGATACAATAAAGAAGAGTATTTCTATGGAGTAGAGGCAGATGAGCTTCACGGAGCCTACATGTTACTGGATGAGGCTTCGGTAACAGGAACAGCAAACATCGTTATGGCCGCTGTCCTTGCCAAAGGACAAACAACGATCTATAACGCCGCTTGTGAACCTTACCTACAGCAACTCTGCAAAATGCTCGTGCGTATGGGTGCCAACATATCTGGTATAGGATCTAACATGTTGATCATTGAAGGTGTAGAAAAATTAGGAGGCACGACACATCGCGTACTTCCAGATATGATTGAGATAGGAAGCTGGATAGGTCTTGCTGCGATGACTAAATCTGAAGTGACTATTAAAAATGTAGCTTATGACGAGCTGGGAAATATTCCTAATACCTTTAAAAAATTAGGAATTACCGTAGAGCGCAAAGGAGATGATATTTACATTCCTGCTCATAAAGATGGGTACGAAATCCAGAATTACATCGACGGTTCTATTTTGACCATTTCTGATGCACCTTGGCCAGGTTTTACTCCAGATTTACTGAGTATTGTTTTGGTGGTGGCTACACAGGCTAGAGGTAGTGTGCTCATACACCAGAAGATGTTTGAAAGCCGTTTGTTCTTCGTAGATAAATTGATTGATATGGGGGCAAAAATCATTCTTTGTGATCCACATAGAGCTACTGTTATTGGTCATGATTTTCAATCTCAGTTAAAGTCTACGACTATGACTAGTCCAGATATTAGAGCAGGTATCTCGTTACTTATAGCAGCATTAAGTGCAAAAGGCACGAGTACGATCCACAATATTGAGCAAATTGACCGAGGCTACCAAAATATAGATACTAGGTTAAGAGCGATAGGAGCTAAGATCGAGCGGTTGAATTAA
- a CDS encoding pseudouridine synthase: MDHRHFLIYKPYKMLSQFMTNDRHQKNKNFLGDLYDFPTESMAVGRLDETSEGLLMITTDGQLSNIINKRGKVEKEYYAQVDGTITPEAVEKMITGMEISINGSNYLTKECQARILDHQPFLPKTRQRVRDDRHGPTSWVSVTLKEGKFRQVRKMCAAVGFPVLRLARVRIGDFTIDDLKGEKVVEITELITTE, encoded by the coding sequence ATGGATCACCGCCACTTCTTAATCTATAAACCTTATAAAATGCTCAGTCAGTTTATGACGAACGACAGGCATCAAAAAAACAAGAACTTTCTAGGCGATCTTTATGATTTCCCAACAGAAAGTATGGCGGTAGGAAGACTGGATGAAACCAGTGAAGGCTTATTAATGATTACAACAGACGGCCAACTCAGCAACATTATTAATAAAAGAGGGAAAGTAGAAAAGGAATATTATGCTCAAGTAGACGGCACGATAACTCCCGAAGCTGTTGAAAAAATGATTACGGGTATGGAGATCAGTATCAACGGCAGTAACTACTTAACTAAAGAGTGTCAAGCTCGTATTTTAGATCACCAACCCTTTTTACCAAAAACACGTCAACGGGTCAGAGATGACCGACATGGTCCAACAAGCTGGGTGTCTGTAACTTTAAAAGAAGGTAAATTTAGGCAAGTACGTAAAATGTGTGCTGCGGTAGGCTTTCCTGTATTGCGATTAGCCCGTGTGCGTATAGGAGATTTTACAATAGACGATTTAAAAGGTGAAAAAGTTGTGGAAATTACGGAACTCATAACCACGGAATAA
- a CDS encoding TlpA family protein disulfide reductase, with protein MSGNYQTVFSPDSKLDRYMAKGVFNQKGNEVTGTYETTTGDYRFLEGSIINHTLKLSTFDGAHVFLFEAVVKDSVLEGVFYSGNHCWEPFTAVLNNEYNLPDAKELTFLKEGSDSIDFSFKDTNGNIVSLNDPEFKDQVVIVQLLGSWCPNCLEETRFYQEYINSRQPDVKFIGLAFEYEVLKKKHLILLIV; from the coding sequence ATGTCTGGAAACTATCAAACTGTTTTTAGTCCAGATAGTAAACTAGATCGATACATGGCAAAAGGTGTATTTAATCAAAAGGGAAACGAAGTAACGGGAACATATGAAACAACAACTGGAGATTATAGGTTTTTAGAAGGTTCCATTATAAATCATACTTTAAAATTATCCACATTTGATGGGGCGCATGTATTCCTATTTGAAGCGGTGGTAAAAGACAGTGTTTTGGAGGGAGTCTTTTATAGTGGTAATCACTGTTGGGAACCTTTTACAGCTGTTCTAAATAATGAATACAACTTACCAGATGCAAAAGAATTGACTTTTTTAAAAGAAGGCTCTGATTCTATTGACTTTAGTTTTAAAGATACTAATGGCAATATAGTCAGCTTGAATGATCCAGAATTTAAAGATCAGGTAGTTATTGTCCAGCTTTTAGGAAGTTGGTGTCCTAACTGTCTCGAAGAAACACGATTCTATCAAGAATACATCAACTCTCGACAACCTGATGTTAAATTTATAGGACTCGCTTTTGAATATGAGGTTCTGAAAAAGAAGCATTTAATTCTATTGATCGTTTGA
- a CDS encoding CDP-alcohol phosphatidyltransferase family protein produces MHIPKALILFRLLLAPIILTLAYFVDDASKITVIILMYLGLVSKILGGIVAHKQGIPSAQLRRMDRLSYMVFWLSIGFTAWILYPQLIANNSVSIYIILEIEITCYIIIKVKFKKETYTHAFLSKL; encoded by the coding sequence ATGCATATTCCAAAAGCATTGATATTATTTAGACTGCTCTTAGCTCCGATCATTTTAACACTAGCCTATTTTGTCGATGATGCTTCTAAAATAACTGTAATAATTCTCATGTATTTGGGACTGGTTTCTAAAATTCTCGGTGGTATAGTCGCTCACAAACAAGGAATTCCTAGTGCTCAACTAAGAAGAATGGACCGTCTGAGCTATATGGTATTTTGGCTTTCTATAGGTTTTACTGCCTGGATATTATACCCACAACTTATCGCCAATAATAGCGTTTCTATTTATATCATTTTGGAGATAGAAATCACCTGTTATATCATCATTAAGGTGAAATTTAAAAAGGAGACTTACACACATGCCTTTCTTTCTAAATTATAG
- a CDS encoding alpha/beta fold hydrolase, with the protein MPNLIKTTAQKDNNVSIYYEDHGSGQPIVLVHGWPLSSAMWEYQVPVLVEAGYRVIIYDRRGFGRSSRPYFGYDYKSMTEDLHDLIEKLDLKDIVLVGFSMGGGELGQYAETYGTSRISKLIFISSVAPYLLKTDDNPDGAPDEVFKGMEENVKNDRAGFLKAFGESFVNYKDYKDRISQGQLDYNFQIAIDASPKGTLDCINSFGRTDLRKELKAIQVPTLFIHGDADNIVPSAPSSQQGHQLVKGSKLEIIKGGPHGLYLTHKDELNRLLLSFIK; encoded by the coding sequence ATGCCAAATTTAATAAAGACTACAGCTCAAAAAGATAACAATGTAAGCATCTACTATGAAGATCATGGAAGCGGTCAACCGATCGTTTTAGTTCATGGATGGCCATTAAGTAGTGCCATGTGGGAATACCAAGTTCCTGTTTTAGTAGAAGCTGGTTATCGTGTGATTATTTATGATCGTCGCGGTTTTGGTCGTTCTTCTAGGCCTTATTTTGGTTATGATTATAAATCCATGACAGAAGATTTACATGATTTGATTGAAAAATTAGATTTAAAAGATATTGTTTTGGTTGGGTTTTCCATGGGCGGTGGTGAGTTAGGACAGTATGCAGAAACATATGGAACCAGTAGAATTAGCAAGCTTATTTTTATCAGTTCTGTAGCTCCTTATCTATTAAAAACAGATGACAATCCCGATGGAGCTCCTGACGAAGTCTTTAAAGGAATGGAAGAAAATGTGAAAAATGACCGTGCTGGTTTTTTAAAAGCTTTTGGTGAAAGCTTTGTCAATTATAAAGATTATAAAGACCGTATTTCTCAAGGACAATTAGATTACAACTTTCAAATCGCAATAGATGCTAGTCCTAAAGGAACTTTGGATTGTATCAATTCCTTCGGTAGAACAGATTTACGTAAGGAATTAAAGGCTATCCAAGTCCCCACTCTATTCATTCACGGAGATGCCGATAACATTGTTCCTTCAGCACCTAGTTCTCAACAAGGACATCAATTAGTAAAAGGTTCTAAGTTAGAAATTATTAAAGGTGGCCCTCATGGTTTATACCTCACTCACAAAGACGAACTCAATAGATTGCTCCTGAGCTTTATCAAATAG
- a CDS encoding L-threonylcarbamoyladenylate synthase, which produces MAQLIKIYEDNPNQKDLKRMADAMRDGALVIYPTDTVYGLGCDITNKTALEKIARIKGVKLEKANFSFICEDLSNLSDYASQIDSHTFKILKRNLPGPYTFILPGNNNLPSVFKKKKTVGIRVPDNKIATELVRLLGNPIISTSIKDDDEVIEYTTDPSLIAEKWDKLVDYVIDGGFGGNIGSTVIDLTGDEPVLLREGKGSIEL; this is translated from the coding sequence ATGGCACAATTGATTAAAATATACGAAGATAATCCTAACCAAAAGGACTTAAAACGTATGGCAGATGCTATGCGAGACGGTGCTTTAGTTATTTATCCCACTGATACCGTCTATGGTTTAGGTTGTGATATTACCAATAAAACGGCACTAGAAAAGATAGCCCGAATCAAAGGAGTCAAACTAGAAAAGGCCAACTTTTCTTTTATCTGTGAAGACTTGAGTAATCTAAGCGATTACGCCAGTCAAATTGATTCTCATACTTTTAAAATTCTCAAACGTAATCTACCAGGTCCTTATACCTTTATTTTACCAGGGAATAATAATTTACCTTCTGTATTTAAGAAAAAGAAAACAGTAGGAATACGTGTGCCAGATAATAAGATCGCTACAGAGTTGGTACGATTATTAGGAAATCCAATTATCTCTACTTCTATTAAAGATGATGATGAAGTTATAGAATACACCACAGATCCAAGTCTTATTGCCGAAAAATGGGACAAACTAGTGGATTATGTGATCGACGGCGGTTTCGGTGGTAACATAGGTTCAACAGTTATTGACCTTACAGGTGATGAGCCTGTTCTTTTGCGTGAAGGAAAGGGATCTATAGAATTATAA
- a CDS encoding aldehyde dehydrogenase, with the protein MMNVEQLHKAQQDFFKTRKTQDLKYRVESLQRLKKVIESREQQVYKALADDLGKSEFEAFLTEYNVIIDELKKYIYRTSKWSQPKRVRASVLNFPSKARRYPEPYGNTLIISPWNYPFQLALAPLIGAVAAGNTVVLKPSEFSNATSKLLQEIIEEAFDEAHVSVALGDSKVAQELTTLPWNYIFFTGSPAVGKLIYQAAAKHLTPVTLELGGKNPCVVHESANIRVTAKRIVWSKFLNAGQTCIAPDYLLVHKSIKDQLVTEIKKQIHVFFGTNVKESADFPRIIRENHFDELIGMLEGEILIEGGDHDRDALYIAPTLVDEPSRDTKIMGNEIFGPLLPVITYSTKEDLEQWIDSFEKPLGAYCFTGDSKFEMWFIKRFAFGGGVINDSIVQFLNDRLPFGGVGNSGIGSYHGKKTFEVFSHYKSVVHRGTWIDLPVKYAPYTHKLSRVKKLMSWL; encoded by the coding sequence ATGATGAATGTAGAACAGCTCCATAAAGCCCAACAAGATTTTTTTAAGACGCGTAAGACACAAGATCTAAAATACCGTGTTGAAAGCCTTCAAAGGCTCAAAAAAGTGATAGAAAGTCGGGAACAACAAGTTTACAAAGCACTCGCAGATGATCTCGGTAAGAGCGAATTTGAAGCCTTTCTTACGGAGTATAATGTGATTATAGATGAGCTTAAAAAATACATTTACAGAACAAGTAAATGGTCTCAACCTAAAAGAGTTAGGGCTTCTGTACTCAACTTTCCCTCTAAGGCAAGAAGATACCCAGAGCCCTATGGAAATACCTTGATTATATCGCCCTGGAACTATCCTTTTCAACTTGCTTTAGCTCCATTAATAGGTGCTGTAGCCGCAGGAAATACAGTAGTTTTAAAACCTAGCGAATTCTCCAATGCGACGAGTAAATTGTTACAGGAAATCATAGAAGAAGCATTTGACGAGGCACATGTTTCTGTCGCTTTAGGAGATTCAAAAGTTGCACAAGAGCTCACTACCCTGCCTTGGAATTATATCTTTTTTACTGGGAGTCCAGCAGTAGGTAAATTAATTTATCAAGCAGCAGCAAAACATCTTACACCAGTGACATTAGAATTAGGTGGTAAAAATCCATGTGTGGTCCATGAAAGTGCAAATATCAGGGTAACGGCAAAACGTATCGTTTGGTCTAAGTTTCTCAATGCAGGTCAGACCTGTATCGCACCAGATTACTTACTGGTACACAAAAGCATTAAAGATCAACTGGTTACTGAAATTAAAAAACAAATTCACGTATTCTTCGGTACCAACGTAAAAGAATCGGCAGATTTCCCTAGAATTATTAGAGAGAATCATTTTGACGAACTTATTGGTATGTTGGAAGGAGAAATTCTAATCGAAGGTGGCGACCACGATAGAGATGCACTGTATATAGCTCCTACCCTTGTTGATGAACCATCTAGAGATACTAAAATAATGGGGAATGAGATTTTTGGCCCTCTACTACCCGTGATCACCTATTCCACAAAAGAAGATTTGGAACAATGGATCGATAGTTTTGAAAAACCTTTGGGCGCTTACTGCTTTACTGGCGATTCTAAATTTGAAATGTGGTTCATCAAGCGATTTGCTTTTGGCGGTGGTGTTATTAACGATAGCATTGTTCAGTTTCTAAATGATAGGCTTCCCTTTGGTGGTGTCGGCAACAGCGGCATCGGCTCTTATCACGGTAAGAAAACTTTTGAAGTGTTTTCTCATTACAAAAGCGTGGTACATAGAGGTACTTGGATTGATTTACCAGTTAAATACGCACCCTATACTCATAAGTTGAGTAGGGTTAAAAAGTTGATGAGTTGGCTGTAA